The nucleotide sequence TTACACTTCCTTCCGCTGTGGATGGAAAAGATATCAGCAGCGACGATTTTAAAGGCAAGGTGCTGTTGGTGACCTTTTTTGCAACTTGGTGTCCTCCGTGCCGTCAGGAAATCCCCTCGCTCATCCAGCTTCAGAGGGACTTGTCTGCTAAAGGATTTTCCGTGCTTGGCCTTTCTCTTGATGAAGGGGGGGCTGATATTGTTAATGAGCTTGTACAACATGATAATATTAATTATCCAGTGTTAATGGCTGACTCTGAGGTCGTGAGTGGTTTTGGTGGTGTCACGGGGATTCCCACCTCTTTTTTGGTGAGTCATGAGGGCAAGATGGTGCGTACTTATGCTGGCTATGTTCCGCACGAGCTTCTGAAGCAGGATATCGAAGAAATTATTCCGCAAGAGGTGAAAAAAAGCCAAAGGGCTAGAGGGGGCAAAGCAGGAAAAAAGACCCCAGAACCAGCGAGATCTACTGAATGATTTTTCGTATTGACAAGACGTTGAGAACCGTTTACAGTACAGATTATTAATATTTTTAATTTAATAATGCATTTCAGGAGATTATCATGAAAAAAGTACTTGCAGTCCTAATGGTAACAGCCTTTGC is from Candidatus Electrothrix sp. GW3-4 and encodes:
- a CDS encoding TlpA disulfide reductase family protein; the protein is MNSIITKKTFMICAIILLALSGRVLATPMPDFTLPSAVDGKDISSDDFKGKVLLVTFFATWCPPCRQEIPSLIQLQRDLSAKGFSVLGLSLDEGGADIVNELVQHDNINYPVLMADSEVVSGFGGVTGIPTSFLVSHEGKMVRTYAGYVPHELLKQDIEEIIPQEVKKSQRARGGKAGKKTPEPARSTE